One region of Hemiscyllium ocellatum isolate sHemOce1 chromosome 32, sHemOce1.pat.X.cur, whole genome shotgun sequence genomic DNA includes:
- the LOC132830954 gene encoding G-protein coupled receptor 39-like, producing the protein MNSTGGGGGLYLTLGPESPSPVVMSFAAKVATSATYGSILLSGLIGNLLVIWVIGILKSKGCIQRCLRCHMVSMACSDLLILTLGLPIELYSIIWCPYPWPIGNVGCKGFYFLWETCSYATIFNVLAFSLERYLAICHPVQAKVMATSRTKKLIGMVWGIAIITGLPAAFAIGVEDAWKPFTSGSQPFPPLSICTNISGRKAIFDLVIYVSFSLYILVLLLVAFTCRQMIKTLLKHRPVPVALIRINSTGRLLPTFKEIRRQNAVLVGCIVVALAICWLPFQARRIMTVMKSKTQWTEYYYRSYQTMQPITNTFYYLSSAINPLLYNITSKQFRKVFVQV; encoded by the exons ATGAACAGtacaggaggtggaggaggtctCTACCTCACTCTGGGTCCAGAGAGCCCGAGCCCCGTTGTGATGAGCTTCGCCGCTAAAGTGGCGACTTCGGCCACATATGGCTCCATCTTACTTTCGGGACTGATCGGGAACCTCCTGGTGATCTGGGTCATTGGGATCTTAAAGAGTAAAGGCTGCATACAGAGGTGTTTAAGGTGCcacatggtcagcatggcttgCTCAGACCTCCTCATCCTAACCCTGGGCCTGCCCATTGAGTTGTACAGCATCATCTGGTGCCCGTATCCCTGGCCCATTGGGAACGTTGGCTGCAAAGGTTTCTACTTCCTCTGGGAGACATGCAGCTACGCGACCATCTTCAATGTCTTGGCGTTTAGTTTGGAACGTTATCTGGCTATCTGTCACCCAGTGCAAGCCAAGGTCATGGCAACATCAAGAACCAAGAAGCTAATTGGTATGGTTTGGGGAATAGCTATTATCACAGGGCTCCCTGCTGCTTTTGCAATTGGTGTTGAAGATGCTTGGAAGCCGTTCACATCTGGAAGCCAACCCTTCCCGCCCTTGTCCATCTGCACCAACATTTCTGGCCGAAAGGCCATCTTTGATCTGGTGATTTATGTCTCATTTTCTCTCTACATCCTCGTTCTCCTGTTAGTTGCCTTTACCTGCAGACAGATGATTAAAACCCTCCTCAAACACCGACCCGTACCTGTTGCACTTATCAGAATAAACTCCACAGGGAGACTCCTGCCCACGTTTAAAGAGATCAGGAGGCAAAATGCGGTGCTGGTGG GATGTATCGTTGTAGCCTTGGCCATTTGTTGGCTTCCATTCCAAGCCCGGCGCATAATGACGGTGATGAAATCCAAAACCCAATGGACAGAATATTACTACAGATCATATCAGACCATGCAACCCATTACCAACACTTTCTATTACCTCAGCTCTGCAATCAACCCTCTTCTTTACAACATCACCTCAAAACAGTTCCGCAAGGTGTTTGTGCAA GTCTGA